One region of Chelonoidis abingdonii isolate Lonesome George chromosome 14, CheloAbing_2.0, whole genome shotgun sequence genomic DNA includes:
- the COMMD7 gene encoding COMM domain-containing protein 7 isoform X1, protein MGRAGPGRARRPGRRAGSGAMQSLNQLQREQFSALTDVVFRFLTEPKEVERFLTQLSEFATMNEISLGPLKNIIKSILLIPNGALKRNLSSEQVRADFIALGLSEEKASYFAEQWKLNSPTLTRLAVGQTLMINQLIDMEWKFGVTAGSSELEKVGSIFLQLKLVVKTGSQMDHVYVELTLPQFYSFLHEMERVKTTLECFS, encoded by the exons atgggccgggccgggccgggccgggcgcgGAGACCGGGCCGGCGTGCGGGGAGCGGCGCCATGCAGAGCCTGAACCAGCTGCAGCGCGAG CAATTCTCGGCACTCACTGATGTAGTCTTCCGCTTTTTAACGGAGCCCAAGGAG GTGGAAAGGTTTCTGACTCAGCTCTCTGAATTTGCCACCATGAATGAAATCAGCCTGGGTCCTCTGAAAAATATTATCAAAAGTATCCTCTTGATACCTAATG GGGCCCTGAAGAGGAATCTGTCATCTGAACAAGTCAGAGCAGATTTCATCGCTCTGG GACTCAGTGAAGAGAAAGCCAGTTATTTTGCAGAGCAG TGGAAGCTGAATTCCCCCACACTGACACGCCTAGCTGTTGGACAGACGCTGATGATTAACCAGCTTATAGATATGGAGTGGAAATTTGGAG TGACCGCAGGGAGCAGTGAACTGGAAAAAGTTGGAAGTATCTTCTTACAG TTGAAATTGGTGGTTAAAACAGGAAGCCAAATGGATCACGTGTATGTAG AGTTAACATTGCCGCAGTTCTACAGTTTTCTACATGAGATGGAACGAGTCAAAACCACTCTGGAATGTTTCAGCTGA
- the COMMD7 gene encoding COMM domain-containing protein 7 isoform X2 — translation MQSLNQLQREVERFLTQLSEFATMNEISLGPLKNIIKSILLIPNGALKRNLSSEQVRADFIALGLSEEKASYFAEQWKLNSPTLTRLAVGQTLMINQLIDMEWKFGVTAGSSELEKVGSIFLQLKLVVKTGSQMDHVYVELTLPQFYSFLHEMERVKTTLECFS, via the exons ATGCAGAGCCTGAACCAGCTGCAGCGCGAG GTGGAAAGGTTTCTGACTCAGCTCTCTGAATTTGCCACCATGAATGAAATCAGCCTGGGTCCTCTGAAAAATATTATCAAAAGTATCCTCTTGATACCTAATG GGGCCCTGAAGAGGAATCTGTCATCTGAACAAGTCAGAGCAGATTTCATCGCTCTGG GACTCAGTGAAGAGAAAGCCAGTTATTTTGCAGAGCAG TGGAAGCTGAATTCCCCCACACTGACACGCCTAGCTGTTGGACAGACGCTGATGATTAACCAGCTTATAGATATGGAGTGGAAATTTGGAG TGACCGCAGGGAGCAGTGAACTGGAAAAAGTTGGAAGTATCTTCTTACAG TTGAAATTGGTGGTTAAAACAGGAAGCCAAATGGATCACGTGTATGTAG AGTTAACATTGCCGCAGTTCTACAGTTTTCTACATGAGATGGAACGAGTCAAAACCACTCTGGAATGTTTCAGCTGA